GCCTGCTTGCCAACGAGCAAGAAGTTGCCTTAGAAAATAGGAAGCGAGTAGATGTGGTTGTTGAATGTACCGGTTCAACAAAAGGGCTTGAGATGGCGCTTCAGTTAGTAAGACCACGCGGCACTATCGTTTTAAAGAGCACAGTAGCCGATCAAAGTTCTCTCCACCTTGCCCCAATTGTGATTGACGAGATTCGCGTGCAAGGATCGCGCTGCGGCCCGTTCCCTCCTGCCTTACGCGCATTAAGCCAGAAGCTGGTCGATGTACGACCGCTCATTAGCGCGCGCTATAGCCTGGATGATGGCCTGGACGCCTTTCGCCATGCTGGCGAAAAAGGCGTATTGAAGGTACTCCTCCAGATGTAACCAGTAGGGACAGTGGCCTGTCCTGTGTGAAACGTAGAGGTTGGTTGCTGCGTGCTAAAAGCAGGAGTAATGACGTATCCTCATTGATAGGGAAATAGCCGTGTGGCGAAGAGGATAGGTCACCTATACTGCGTCAATGCAGAAAGGAAAGAGAAGCATGAACCGTAAGATGATAGGACTGCTGATGGCAGTCATGGCTGTTGGTACCAGTTTGATCGTACTTCTACGGGTAGAAAAGTCGCGGCGCTTCTTGCAAGCACGCGTCGAGCAAGTCCGTGGTGCTCTCCCAGAGCCCGAGCAGGTCCGGCAGTCTGCCCAGCAAGTGGTTACTCGTGTTTCACAGCTGACTGGCGATGCGAAAGACACCACCCAGCAGGCAATGAACAAAGTGAAGCAGACCGGAAGTGATCTGGCAGAAAAAGCCAAACAGCTCACCCCCGTTGGAAATCAGAATGGGCGCTGATTACCTCGTCCGCGTAAGAAGTCTTTTTGTTATGCTCACTCCCCCGCTAGAGAGTCGGGGGAGTGGTTTTTTTCTTAACTGGCGGTGATGAGAGAGGTCTCAGCTAATCTTTTCTCAGCAAATTCTTAATGACATGCCCAGATATGCCTGGTGTCTCCGGGGCCTGTCATGCTGAGCGCAGCGAAGAATCTCACGCCAACTTTCAAGGAATCGCCAGAAGCTGAAGTCCCTGTTATTTACCCCCACGTCTAAAAACGCCCGTCAAACGTGCATATGGTAGAGGGCCATATCATTCTGAGCGCAGCGAAGAATCTCGCGCCTACTTTTTGGGTAATCACCAGAATTTCAAGGAGTATCGCATGACGAACGCGCAAGATATTGTCAGCGCCTTTATGCGGGCGTTGGAAGCAAAGGACTTTACTGGCGCAGCCAGCTTATTGGCGGATGATTTCTACTTTAGTGGCTCCATGTCTCGATCTTTAGGCAAGGACCAGTTTATCAAATTCTTTCAGGAACTGGCTGCTGGCATTCCCAATCTCACATTTCACACGCATGATGTGCGTGATATAGAAGATAACTCAGAGGGCGACAGGGTAGAGGCAAGCCTTCAAATCACAGGTCGCCAGGAAAATGCTATCAATCTCTACATGCTGAGCCTGCCCATCATTCCCCAGATGGGCCGATCCGTCTCGCTGTCACCGGAACAGTGGCAGTTTGTCGTGCGCAATAATCTGATTGCGGCGATAGATGCTCAGCCTGCTGCGGGCGCCGGCATCGCTGAATTGCTTCATCAATTAGGCGTTGACGCAATGATGCTGGGATGATGATTTTCCACTGTAGGGAAGCGGCCTGTCCCTGTCCTCATGCCTCAACCGGTACAGGGACAGGCCGCTATCCCTACACGTGTGGTAGTACGCTCTCGGCGAATGCGCGCAGCCCATCGAGATCATCGAGATCGAACCATTGCAGCATCAACTCTTCCACGCCTGCCTGCCCATAGGCATGAATCTGCTGGATGATCATATCGGGCGTTCCAACAATCGCTCTCCACGAGCTTTGCATGCTTTCGATCACCGCCTCGAGCGATTTACCGGCATATTCCGTGCGCCCGGAGCGAAAGCTGAGCCGTCGATCCAGTTCGGCCATATCGCGTCCAAAGTGCAGCGTATGCATCATCGTGCGACGCACATCGCCGGGATTGCGCCCTGCCTGCCGCAAAAGGCCATCGAGAATCGCCGAATGTTCGCGAAACGCGTCAGGAGAAAGGAAGGTACCATTCCAGATATTCGCGTAACGGGCCGCCAGGGGTAAGGTACGTTTAGGGCCATTGCCGCCAACCATGATGCGTGGCCCTCCAGGTCGTTGCGGGCGAGGCAAGAGAATTGCATCGCGCAGCTGGAAATAGCGCCCCTCGTAGGTGACAGGTTCGTCGCTGTGTAAAAGGCGGGTAATCACCTCAAGCCCCTCTTCGAAGCGCGACATCCGTGCCGGAACGTCGCCAAGGTCGAGGCCAAAAAGCCGGTGTTCGCGTTCCTGCCAGCCCGCGCCCAGGCCCAGGATCATGCGCCCACCACTCAGATCATCGAGCGCCGCGGCCTGTCGTGCCAATAGTGCCGGATGGCGAAATGATAGTGGAGCGACCAGCGTCCCAAAGTGGATATGCTGTGTATGGTCCGCCAGGTAAGTGAGCGAGACAATTGTTTCCAGGGCTTCTCTGTCAGGGGGATTGGCGTTCGTGAAGTGGTCTGAGCGGAACAGCCCGGCAAAACCGGTTTCTTCTACCGCATCCACCAGTTTTTTCCAGCGCGCCCATGTCAATCCGTTCTGACCCTCGATTTGAATAGATAGTGCGACCATGTTTCTCTCGTGTCCTTTCTCTTTCGGCTTTTGCATAGTATCGTAGCCTATGATCGCGACATGAGTCAAATTCTGCGGTACTACTCGATTTGCTTGAGCGAATTCGCCAGTGAACAGCAGTTTAGAAAGGAATTTCCCCTGGCAGATTTAAGTAAGTGGAATCGCCTCGCCCAGCAGGGACAGCGGCTCATCCCTGTCCCGGCCCCCAATGTATACCAGGCCTGTTGTCTGCCTCAAGACCCCATGAGGACAGGGATGAGCCGCTATCCCTACTGGACATAATGATCCTGATTCCCCTTTCAGCTGTCAACATTCACCGAGGACCTTCTTGTTCCTCGACTTGTGAAAGCCCTGAATATTTATTGCTGGGACTTGCCGCCTAGAGGGAACCGATCCCAGGGGTTCTCGTTGGCCGTAATCCGGTAGCCATCGGGGTCGGCAAAGACGAAAGTGCGACCAAATGGGCCGTCGTATGGTGGCGTAATGATCGTAACTCCCGCCGACTCCAGCCGGGCATGTATCTCATCCACGGAATCGCAGTCGATCCACAGCGCCACGCCCCATCCCGGCTGCGGCGCCTCGTCAAGATTCACCTTTGCCTGGGTGAGAGCAAAAGGGATCGAATTGGTATCGAACAGAACAAAATCGGGTGCATCGAAGCGCTCATCGACAGTAAGGCCCAGCATTTCAGTATAGAATTTGCGCGAGGCGGAAAAGTTGCGTACCTGCAAACTGATAAAATCGGGTCCGCGAAGTCTGGCCATATACATCCTCTCCTTTCAAATCAACTCGAAGCTAAGGGGGTCGTCTCGACACCGCCCCCAGATTTCCTTCACACTCATAGTTTACACAATGCCAGTGACAACAGTATGTCAGCAGCGCGAGGAAAATAACTAATGCTCGTCTTCCATCTCTGTCTCCGCCGGCTTCTTTATATCCCTTCCAGCGATGACAACGATGTACTCGCCCTTGAGCTTCGCTTCGCTTGTCGATGCCAGGAGCGCTGAGAGCGTTCCTCGCCGGACGGATTCGAAGACTTTCGTGAGTTCGCTGGCGAGTGCGGCTTCCCGGTCGCCGTAAACTTCGAGCGCATCTTGCAGGAAAGAGGTAAGCCGGTAGGGGCTTTCGTAGAAGATAAGCGTGTGCGGAGCGTCTTTGTCGATCTCTAAAAATTTGCGTCTAGGCCCGGACTTGCGCGGCGGAAAACCACGGAATGTAAAGCTGTGAACGGGCAATCCGGAGAGGACCAGCGCCATTACAAATGCCGTCGGCCCTGGAATCATAGTGACATCGATGTGCGCCGCGAGCGCTCGCCTTACCAGTGTAAAACCGGGATCGGAGATGCCGGGCGTGCCCGCGTTGGTCACAAGCGCCACCGATTTCCCCTGCTTCAGCAGGTCCTCGATCTGCTGGCCCGCGCGCTGCTCGTTGTGTTCATGAAACGCGACCTGAGGTTTGGAAATATCGAAGTGCTTGAGCAGCAAGCCAGTCTTGCGTGTATCCTCGCTCGCAACAATATCTACCTCGCGCAAGGTATTGAGGGCGCGCAGGGTAATATCATTCAGATTTCCGATAGGAGTCGCTACAAGGTAAAGCATAGCTGTCCTTTTCGTCCAGGGTAGGGGCGACCACGAGCGCGGTCAATCGGCTCTCTACCGGTCGCCCTGAATAGGGTCTCTCGTTAGCTTTCGGCGCGTATGCCTTTCCTGATCAATTGGAGTTTATCGAGCACTTCAGGGCGCTTGACTTTCAAGGTATGGGTGCGCGGAAAATCCTCTTCCGGCCAGATGGTGAAGCCCCGAATTTGCTGGTGAGGGGCAAGTTGTTTGTTGGCCTGCGCAATCACAGCCTTAGCCTTTTCAGGTTCGTTCAACAGCAGGATAGCATGCACAGTCGGACCATCGTTTTCTTCCATCAGGCCCACGACCACAGCGTCCTTTATAAGCGGGTTCGTCAGAAGCACGTTCTCGATGTCCTCGGGATAGACATTGAGTCCGTTGGCAAGGACGATCAGGTTTTTCTTGCGCCCCTTGAGGTAGAGGTTGCCATTCTTATCCTGGTAGCCCAGGTCGCCGGTATGGTACCAGCCATCCTGAAACGCTGCCGCCGTGGCTTCGGGATTCTGCCAGTAGCCCAGGGCGACGTTCGGGCCGTGTACAAGCAGTTCGCCGTCTTCGGCAATGCGAACTTCCTCGCCGGGCAGCGGCTTGCCGATGGAATCATAATTATGCTCATTATAAGGAGTGACTGAGACAACCGGCGCGCATTCAGTCGCTCCATAGCCCTGCATGACCCGGAAGCCCATATTCTCCCAGCGCCTGGCCAGTTTCGGCGGCAGGTAAGCCCCGCCACTCACAAAGAAACGGAAATGCCCCCCGAAGCGCTTATGTACCGAATTGAACGGCAGGCGCCGCAGCCGGAATGGGAGATATGGCGCAACACGGTGAAGCATCTCCCACTGCTTTTCGCGTTTTTGCCTGCGCACCTCGCGTTCGATGCCATTCATAAAAAGCTGTAGCGCCTGTGGCACTAACACCATGCAGGTCACATGTTGTGTCGCAAGCAATTTCAAGAGTCTATCGGGAGCCAGAGTGCGGGCATAAACAACGCTGGCGCCGGTATAAAAAATGGCTACTTCGATGGTCAATTCGAACATATGACTCAGGGGCAGAAGCGAGAGCGCGCGATCATCGTTGCGAATGCGAACGACTGAGACGGCGGCTATAGCGTTGCTCGCAATGTTATTGTGGCTCAACATCACCCCCTTGGGCTGGCCGGTAGTACCAGAGGTAAAAACTAATTCCGCCAGATCGTGGCCGGTAACGACCGGAAGCTGTGATGGGTCAAATAGCCCTGATGGTAAAGCATCGATATCGATGAGCGGTGGCCCGGGTTGTGG
This window of the Ktedonobacteraceae bacterium genome carries:
- the rsmI gene encoding 16S rRNA (cytidine(1402)-2'-O)-methyltransferase, translating into MLYLVATPIGNLNDITLRALNTLREVDIVASEDTRKTGLLLKHFDISKPQVAFHEHNEQRAGQQIEDLLKQGKSVALVTNAGTPGISDPGFTLVRRALAAHIDVTMIPGPTAFVMALVLSGLPVHSFTFRGFPPRKSGPRRKFLEIDKDAPHTLIFYESPYRLTSFLQDALEVYGDREAALASELTKVFESVRRGTLSALLASTSEAKLKGEYIVVIAGRDIKKPAETEMEDEH
- a CDS encoding TIGR03560 family F420-dependent LLM class oxidoreductase — translated: MVALSIQIEGQNGLTWARWKKLVDAVEETGFAGLFRSDHFTNANPPDREALETIVSLTYLADHTQHIHFGTLVAPLSFRHPALLARQAAALDDLSGGRMILGLGAGWQEREHRLFGLDLGDVPARMSRFEEGLEVITRLLHSDEPVTYEGRYFQLRDAILLPRPQRPGGPRIMVGGNGPKRTLPLAARYANIWNGTFLSPDAFREHSAILDGLLRQAGRNPGDVRRTMMHTLHFGRDMAELDRRLSFRSGRTEYAGKSLEAVIESMQSSWRAIVGTPDMIIQQIHAYGQAGVEELMLQWFDLDDLDGLRAFAESVLPHV
- a CDS encoding AMP-binding protein, translating into METTINELFANTATRYANRPALLEPVQDDEIVCLTYGMLQQKIHDFCGYLQEQHLQKGDRLLLWAPSRINWMISYLGALLTGAVIVPLDVNSRPEFLAKIADVTGAKFLITSQKDYEKLPQPGPPLIDIDALPSGLFDPSQLPVVTGHDLAELVFTSGTTGQPKGVMLSHNNIASNAIAAVSVVRIRNDDRALSLLPLSHMFELTIEVAIFYTGASVVYARTLAPDRLLKLLATQHVTCMVLVPQALQLFMNGIEREVRRQKREKQWEMLHRVAPYLPFRLRRLPFNSVHKRFGGHFRFFVSGGAYLPPKLARRWENMGFRVMQGYGATECAPVVSVTPYNEHNYDSIGKPLPGEEVRIAEDGELLVHGPNVALGYWQNPEATAAAFQDGWYHTGDLGYQDKNGNLYLKGRKKNLIVLANGLNVYPEDIENVLLTNPLIKDAVVVGLMEENDGPTVHAILLLNEPEKAKAVIAQANKQLAPHQQIRGFTIWPEEDFPRTHTLKVKRPEVLDKLQLIRKGIRAES
- a CDS encoding nuclear transport factor 2 family protein, which gives rise to MTNAQDIVSAFMRALEAKDFTGAASLLADDFYFSGSMSRSLGKDQFIKFFQELAAGIPNLTFHTHDVRDIEDNSEGDRVEASLQITGRQENAINLYMLSLPIIPQMGRSVSLSPEQWQFVVRNNLIAAIDAQPAAGAGIAELLHQLGVDAMMLG
- a CDS encoding VOC family protein, giving the protein MARLRGPDFISLQVRNFSASRKFYTEMLGLTVDERFDAPDFVLFDTNSIPFALTQAKVNLDEAPQPGWGVALWIDCDSVDEIHARLESAGVTIITPPYDGPFGRTFVFADPDGYRITANENPWDRFPLGGKSQQ